The Esox lucius isolate fEsoLuc1 chromosome 5, fEsoLuc1.pri, whole genome shotgun sequence genome includes a region encoding these proteins:
- the cisd1 gene encoding CDGSH iron-sulfur domain-containing protein 1 translates to MSSNNVSLSKVELAAAIGVTAGVTAAGVLLVQHFYKGKGVKPKVNLDLQKDNPKVVDAFDIEDIGDKAVYCRCWRSKKFPYCDGSHAKHNQVTGDNVGPLIMKRKEA, encoded by the exons TTGAGCTGGCAGCGGCCATTGGAGTGACTGCAGGTGTCACGGCTGCAGGCGTGCTCCTTGTCCAGCACTTCTATAAAGGTAAAGGGGTGAAGCCCAAGGTGAACCTGGACCTGCAGAAAGACAACCCCAAAGTGGTGGACGCTTTTGATATTGAGGACATCGGGGACAAAGCTGTGTACTGCAGGTGTTGGCGATCCAAGAAG TTTCCGTACTGTGATGGTTCTCACGCAAAACACAACCAGGTAACCGGGGACAACGTTGGTCCACTCATCATGAAGAGGAAGGAGGCCTAG